A single Dermacentor albipictus isolate Rhodes 1998 colony chromosome 3, USDA_Dalb.pri_finalv2, whole genome shotgun sequence DNA region contains:
- the nero gene encoding deoxyhypusine hydroxylase, producing MKHVEEAAVRAVGKVLNDRSRPLKERFRALFTLRNLGGACAIECIASCFTDPSALLKHECAYCLGQMRDPRAIPTLEKLLRDEKEEAIVRHEAAEALGAIAEPQSMDILREFAADQTAVVAETCQLALARMSWLASAESQLEAFADSPYSSVDPAPPLLSDDGGGVEEQAQRLMDKSAPLFERYRAMFSLRNEGSEPAIRALAEGLRCPSSALFRHEVAYVLGQARHEAAVERLGEVLADEQECGMVRHECAEALGSIATGDCFEMLRRFEADDEPLVRESCAVALDMCEYENSCELQYADTLLKVQQEALI from the coding sequence ATGAAGCACGTGGAAGAAGCGGCAGTTCGCGCTGTTGGAAAGGTCCTCAATGACCGGAGCCGACCGCTGAAGGAACGCTTTCGAGCGCTGTTCACGCTGCGCAACTTGGGCGGCGCGTGTGCGATCGAGTGCATCGCCAGCTGCTTCACGGACCCGTCGGCGCTCCTGAAGCACGAGTGCGCCTACTGTCTGGGCCAGATGCGCGATCCCCGCGCCATCCCGACGCTCGAGAAGCTGCTGAGAGACGAGAAAGAGGAGGCGATCGTGAGGCACGAAGCCGCCGAGGCGCTCGGGGCCATCGCGGAGCCGCAAAGCATGGATATTCTGCGCGAGTTCGCCGCCGACCAGACGGCCGTCGTGGCTGAAACGTGTCAGCTTGCGTTGGCGCGCATGTCTTGGCTGGCTAGCGCCGAGAGCCAGCTCGAGGCTTTCGCCGACAGTCCGTACAGTTCCGTGGATCCCGCGCCACCGCTGCTGTCGGACGATGGGGGAGGCGTCGAGGAGCAGGCGCAGCGTCTGATGGATAAGTCGGCGCCGCTGTTCGAGCGGTACCGCGCCATGTTTTCCCTCCGGAACGAAGGCAGCGAGCCGGCGATACGGGCGCTGGCCGAAGGGCTTCGCTGTCCGAGCAGCGCTCTGTTCCGCCACGAGGTCGCGTACGTGCTGGGCCAGGCGAGGCACGAGGCCGCCGTCGAGCGGCTCGGCGAGGTTCTGGCCGACGAACAGGAGTGCGGCATGGTGCGTCACGAGTGCGCCGAGGCGCTCGGCTCGATCGCCACGGGAGACTGCTTCGAGATGTTGCGCCGCTTCGAAGCCGACGACGAGCCGCTGGTGAGAGAGAGCTGCGCCGTGGCGCTGGACATGTGCGAGTACGAGAACAGCTGCGAGCTGCAGTACGCCGACACTCTGCTCAAGGTGCAACAGGAGGCCCTCATCTGA